A part of Rhinoderma darwinii isolate aRhiDar2 chromosome 1, aRhiDar2.hap1, whole genome shotgun sequence genomic DNA contains:
- the LOC142653689 gene encoding hydroxycarboxylic acid receptor 2-like has translation MPSDGSHSLANQSNNTCCFFEDPILGNTLPTLLIIIFVLGAIFNGTALWAFFFRVKSWKASTVYLFNLSVADFFLIICLPFRIDYYLKQKTWIYGDIPCRVMLFMLAMNRAGSIFSLTLIGLDRYFKVVHPHHIVNSISIRTAIFAACSVWLIAISVTVFLLTKDHTGGNIFRNAYCDSFIVCPADSYWHDLLFIIEFFLPSCIVLFCSYSIIWRLRQRNMDKDSKVKRAVKCIILVGVVFFICFLPSVSSRIEILRLQESPQHNNCSIYKSVETVFFITMCFTYMNSMCNPLLYYLSNSSLRTHYLTIIIKLKIRPFATTKSAFPN, from the coding sequence ATGCCTTCGGATGGATCTCATTCACTTGCTAACCAGAGCAATAATACATGTTGCTTTTTTGAGGATCCTATACTGGGTAATACGCTCCCTAcacttttaataataatttttgtgCTAGGAGCTATATTTAATGGGACCGCTCTATGGGCTTTCTTCTTTCGCGTCAAGTCTTGGAAAGCGAGCACAGTTTATCTCTTCAACCTGTCAGTAGCTGATTTCTTCTTGATTATTTGTCTGCCATTCAGAATAGACTACTATCTGAAGCAGAAAACCTGGATTTACGGAGATATCCCATGCAGAGTAATGCTTTTCATGCTTGCCATGAACAGGGCGGGAAGCATCTTCTCCCTTACATTGATTGGTTTGGATCGATATTTCAAAGTAGTCCATCCACATCATATAGTCAACTCCATTTCCATCAGGACTGCTATTTTTGCTGCTTGTTCTGTTTGGCTCATTGCAATATCAGTGACTGTATTTCTTCTCACTAAAGACCACACTGGTGGCAACATATTCAGAAATGCATACTGTGACAGTTTTATTGTATGTCCTGCTGACTCATATTGGCATGACCTCCTATTCATTATTGAGTTTTTTCTCCCTTCGTGTATTGTCCTATTCTGCTCATACAGCATCATCTGGAGGCTTAGACAAAGGAACATGGACAAGGATTCTAAGGTTAAAAGGGCTGTCAAATGTATCATATTGGTCGGAGTAGTCTTCTTTATATGCTTCTTGCCAAGTGTCTCCTCAAGGATTGAAATCTTAAGGCTCCAGGAGTCTCCACAACACAATAACTGCAGTATCTATAAATCTGTGGAAACGGTTTTCTTTATCACTATGTGCTTTACTTACATGAACAGTATGTGCAATCCTTTATTGTATTACCTCTCAAATTCTTCATTAAGAACTCATTATTTAACAATTATCATTAAACTCAAAATAAGACCATTCGCTACCACAAAATCTGCTTTTCCAAATTAA